One Streptomyces mobaraensis NBRC 13819 = DSM 40847 DNA segment encodes these proteins:
- a CDS encoding SGNH/GDSL hydrolase family protein has product MTVREAEHTGTASAGGETRTAWAAGWSAAVQRPSAGFGENWSESGFTRQSVRQVVRVTGGGTSVRIRLSHRYGTGPLTVDGAALALSAGGAAVRPESRRALTFGGAPSVRIPAGGEVVSDPVELRVAVFDSLALTLYFDGPTGPVTFHSQAWADSYRAAGNRTEDASGADFDEVTHSWYLLSDVELSGEGAAEGAVVALGDSITDGFGSSVGANGRYPDALAERLAAAGRSWAVLNAGIGGNLLLHDSPWFGERPSARLERDVLDKPGVRAVIVHVGLNDIGFSEVDLPMYKPSVEVSAEELIAGYRELIRRARERGLKVIGGTILPFKGSEYHTPRAEAKRLAVNEWMRGSGEFDAVADFDAVLASAEDPEVLSPAYDSGDRKHPGDAGYRVMAEAVDLAAL; this is encoded by the coding sequence ATGACGGTTCGGGAAGCGGAGCACACGGGAACGGCTTCCGCCGGCGGGGAGACGCGGACGGCGTGGGCTGCCGGGTGGTCGGCCGCGGTGCAGCGGCCGAGCGCCGGCTTCGGGGAGAACTGGTCCGAGTCGGGGTTCACCCGGCAGTCCGTGCGCCAGGTCGTCCGGGTGACGGGCGGTGGTACGTCGGTCCGGATCCGGCTGTCCCACCGCTACGGCACCGGGCCACTGACCGTCGACGGCGCCGCCCTGGCTCTGAGCGCGGGCGGGGCCGCGGTCCGGCCGGAGTCGCGGCGGGCGCTCACCTTCGGCGGCGCGCCGTCGGTGCGGATACCGGCGGGCGGCGAGGTGGTGAGCGATCCCGTGGAGCTGCGGGTGGCGGTGTTCGACTCCCTGGCCCTGACGCTGTACTTCGACGGTCCGACGGGTCCCGTGACCTTCCACTCGCAGGCGTGGGCCGACAGCTACCGCGCTGCGGGCAACCGGACGGAGGACGCTTCCGGTGCGGACTTCGACGAGGTCACGCACTCCTGGTACCTGCTGTCCGACGTCGAGCTGTCCGGGGAGGGCGCCGCGGAGGGGGCGGTCGTGGCCCTGGGCGACTCGATCACGGACGGCTTCGGGTCGTCCGTGGGGGCGAACGGGCGCTACCCGGACGCCCTCGCCGAGCGGCTGGCGGCGGCGGGCCGGTCGTGGGCCGTCCTCAACGCGGGGATCGGCGGCAATCTGCTGCTCCACGACTCCCCGTGGTTCGGCGAGCGGCCTTCCGCGCGGCTGGAGCGGGACGTGCTCGACAAGCCGGGGGTCCGCGCGGTGATCGTGCACGTCGGTCTCAACGACATCGGTTTCAGCGAGGTCGATCTGCCGATGTACAAGCCGTCGGTCGAGGTGTCGGCCGAGGAACTGATCGCCGGGTACCGGGAGCTGATCCGACGGGCTCGCGAGCGCGGCCTGAAAGTGATCGGTGGGACCATCCTTCCCTTCAAGGGCTCCGAGTACCACACGCCCCGGGCGGAGGCGAAGCGGTTGGCGGTCAACGAGTGGATGCGCGGCTCGGGCGAGTTCGACGCTGTGGCGGACTTCGATGCCGTCCTGGCCTCGGCCGAGGACCCCGAAGTCCTGTCACCCGCCTATGACTCGGGCGACCGCAAGCACCCGGGCGACGCGGGGTACCGGGTGATGGCGGAGGCGGTGGACCTGGCCGCGCTCTGA
- a CDS encoding lactate utilization protein C, with the protein MNGDASRARILGRVRRALADVPAYERPRDHPVPRDYLRVHGRRTPAEAAALLAAHLTDYRATVHRTGADGLPALLREVLARRGARRVVVPAGLPEDWLAGADVEVVVDSPELTVRALDAVDSVVTGCALAIAETGTVVLDGGPGQGRRRVTLVPDHHVCVVRTADQLVDSVPQALERLDPVRPLTWISGPSATSDIELDRVEGVHGPRVLDVVLVAGDHGIPGEPPRG; encoded by the coding sequence ATGAACGGCGACGCGAGCCGGGCGCGGATCCTCGGGCGCGTACGGCGCGCCCTCGCCGACGTCCCGGCGTACGAGCGGCCGCGTGACCACCCCGTCCCCCGCGACTACCTGCGCGTCCACGGGCGACGGACGCCCGCCGAGGCGGCGGCGCTGCTGGCCGCGCATCTGACCGACTACCGCGCCACGGTGCACCGCACCGGCGCGGACGGGCTGCCGGCCCTGCTCCGGGAGGTGCTGGCCCGCCGGGGCGCCCGTCGGGTGGTCGTTCCCGCCGGGCTGCCGGAGGACTGGCTGGCCGGGGCGGACGTGGAGGTGGTCGTCGACTCCCCCGAGCTGACGGTCCGTGCGCTGGACGCCGTGGACAGCGTGGTCACGGGGTGCGCGCTGGCGATCGCGGAGACCGGGACGGTCGTTCTCGACGGGGGCCCAGGGCAGGGGCGGCGGCGCGTCACGCTGGTCCCCGACCACCACGTGTGCGTGGTGCGGACGGCGGACCAGCTCGTGGACTCCGTCCCGCAGGCCCTCGAACGTCTCGACCCGGTACGGCCGTTGACGTGGATCTCGGGCCCGTCGGCGACGAGCGACATCGAGCTGGACCGGGTGGAGGGCGTCCACGGGCCGCGCGTGCTGGACGTCGTGCTGGTCGCAGGGGACCACGGTATTCCCGGGGAGCCGCCGCGAGGGTGA
- a CDS encoding lactate utilization protein B: protein MSRPVPLGMPSFPRAAAVSTRDARLRANLKHATGTIRARRAAAVAELDDWRQLRAAAAAVKDRTLRHLDHYLVRLEERVTAAGGTVHWAADAAEANRIVTELVRATGEREVVKVKSMVTQEIGLNEALATAGIRAYETDLAELIVQLGDDLPSHLLVPAIHRNRDEIREIFRERMGDWGRPAPEGLTDRPADLAEAARLHLREKFLRAKVAVSGANFMVAETGTMVVVESEGNGRMCLTLPETLISVVGLEKVVPTWRDLEIYLQLLPRSSTAERMNPYTSMWTGTTDGDGPRAFHLVLLDNGRTDTLADTVGRQALRCIRCSACLNVCPVYERAGGHAYGSPYSGPIGAILAPQLRGTAAPLEESLPFASSLCGACYEVCPVAIDIPEVLVHLRERVAEGGEATVRGTRAVVRPARRRALERQVVAGAAWALDRPELLRRGRRLVGRAARYAPRRLPGPGRAWTDGRDLPEIPEESFRDWWARTRAQESPNGGGR, encoded by the coding sequence ATGAGCCGACCGGTCCCCCTCGGCATGCCCTCCTTCCCCCGCGCCGCCGCCGTCTCCACACGTGACGCGCGGCTGCGCGCCAACCTGAAGCACGCCACCGGCACCATCCGGGCCCGGCGGGCGGCGGCCGTGGCCGAGCTCGACGACTGGCGGCAGTTGCGCGCCGCCGCCGCGGCCGTCAAGGACCGCACCCTCCGCCACCTCGACCACTACCTCGTCCGCCTGGAGGAGCGCGTCACCGCGGCGGGCGGGACGGTGCACTGGGCGGCCGACGCGGCGGAGGCCAACCGGATCGTCACCGAGCTCGTACGGGCCACCGGCGAACGGGAGGTCGTCAAGGTCAAATCCATGGTCACGCAGGAGATCGGCCTCAACGAGGCCCTCGCGACGGCCGGCATCCGGGCGTACGAGACCGATCTCGCGGAACTCATCGTGCAGTTGGGGGACGACCTGCCGTCCCACCTCCTCGTCCCGGCCATCCACCGGAACCGGGACGAGATCCGGGAGATCTTCCGCGAGCGGATGGGCGACTGGGGGCGGCCGGCGCCCGAGGGGCTGACGGACCGCCCGGCCGACCTCGCCGAGGCGGCCCGGCTGCACCTGCGGGAGAAGTTCCTGCGCGCCAAGGTGGCCGTGAGCGGCGCCAACTTCATGGTCGCGGAGACCGGGACGATGGTGGTCGTCGAGTCCGAGGGCAACGGACGGATGTGCCTGACGCTGCCGGAGACGCTGATCTCCGTCGTGGGCCTGGAGAAGGTGGTGCCCACCTGGCGGGATCTGGAGATCTACCTCCAGCTGCTCCCCCGCTCCTCCACCGCCGAGCGGATGAATCCCTACACCTCGATGTGGACGGGCACCACGGACGGCGACGGACCGCGCGCCTTCCACCTGGTGCTGCTCGACAACGGCCGGACCGACACGCTCGCCGACACCGTCGGCCGCCAGGCGCTGCGGTGCATCCGCTGCTCGGCGTGTCTCAACGTCTGCCCGGTGTACGAACGGGCCGGCGGGCACGCGTACGGCTCCCCCTACTCCGGCCCCATCGGGGCGATCCTCGCCCCGCAACTGCGCGGCACCGCCGCCCCGCTGGAGGAGTCGCTGCCCTTCGCGTCCTCGCTGTGCGGGGCCTGCTACGAGGTGTGCCCGGTGGCCATCGACATCCCCGAGGTCCTGGTCCACCTGCGGGAACGGGTGGCCGAGGGCGGCGAGGCGACCGTCCGGGGCACGCGGGCCGTGGTGCGTCCGGCCCGGCGGCGAGCCCTGGAACGGCAGGTGGTGGCGGGCGCGGCCTGGGCCCTGGACCGGCCGGAACTGCTCCGCCGCGGCCGGCGGCTGGTGGGCCGGGCGGCCCGGTACGCGCCACGGCGGCTCCCTGGCCCGGGCCGGGCGTGGACGGACGGCCGGGACCTGCCCGAGATTCCCGAGGAGTCGTTCCGCGACTGGTGGGCGCGGACGCGAGCACAGGAGTCCCCGAACGGAGGCGGCCGATGA
- a CDS encoding NAD(P)-binding domain-containing protein gives MNDIAVVRAVDVVVVGAGQAGLSAAYHLRRAGYEPDRDFVVLDHAPRPGGAWQYRWPTLTYGKVHGMHALPGMPLTDADEARPSSEVIGGYFAAYEAEFGLRVRRPVSVRAVRDDGAGRLLVETSERAGTPEGGETSEGVGTSEGGETSEGGETSEGVGTSERVWSARALVNATGTWDRPFLPRYPGQELFRGRQLHTARYPGPEAFAGLRVVVVGGGTSAVQHLLEIAEAASATTWVTRRPPLFREGPFDERRGRDAVALVEDRVRRGLPPRSVVSVTGLPMTAAMERARAAGVLDRLPMFDRVTPDGVAWADGRTVSADVILWATGFRAALDHLAPLRLREPGGGIRLDGTRVVRDPRIHLVGYGPSASTIGANRAGRSAVREIRELLTGADAVSARVVAPVG, from the coding sequence ATGAACGACATAGCGGTGGTGCGGGCGGTGGACGTCGTGGTCGTGGGCGCCGGGCAGGCGGGCCTGTCCGCCGCCTACCACCTGCGCCGCGCCGGCTACGAGCCGGACCGGGACTTCGTCGTACTGGACCACGCGCCGCGGCCCGGGGGCGCCTGGCAGTACCGGTGGCCGACGCTGACGTACGGCAAGGTCCACGGGATGCACGCGCTGCCCGGGATGCCGCTGACGGACGCGGACGAGGCCCGGCCGTCGTCCGAGGTGATCGGCGGCTACTTCGCGGCGTACGAGGCGGAGTTCGGCCTGCGGGTGCGGCGGCCCGTCTCCGTGCGCGCCGTGCGCGACGACGGTGCGGGGCGGTTGCTCGTCGAGACGTCGGAGAGGGCCGGGACGCCCGAGGGGGGCGAGACGTCGGAGGGGGTCGGGACGTCGGAGGGGGGCGAGACGTCGGAGGGGGGCGAGACGTCGGAGGGTGTCGGGACGTCGGAGCGGGTGTGGTCGGCGCGGGCGCTGGTCAACGCCACCGGCACCTGGGACCGGCCGTTCCTGCCGCGCTATCCCGGGCAGGAGCTGTTCCGGGGCCGCCAGTTGCACACCGCCCGCTATCCGGGCCCCGAGGCGTTCGCGGGCCTGCGGGTGGTGGTCGTCGGGGGCGGCACGTCGGCCGTCCAGCACCTGCTGGAGATCGCCGAGGCGGCGTCCGCCACGACGTGGGTCACGCGGCGCCCGCCGCTGTTCAGGGAGGGGCCGTTCGACGAGAGGCGCGGCCGGGACGCCGTGGCGCTGGTGGAGGACCGCGTCCGCCGGGGGCTGCCGCCGCGCAGCGTGGTGTCGGTCACCGGGCTGCCGATGACGGCCGCCATGGAACGGGCGCGGGCGGCGGGCGTCCTCGACCGGCTGCCGATGTTCGACCGCGTCACACCCGACGGCGTCGCCTGGGCGGACGGCAGGACCGTTTCCGCCGACGTCATCCTGTGGGCCACCGGGTTCCGGGCCGCGCTCGACCACCTGGCGCCGCTGCGGCTGCGGGAGCCCGGTGGCGGCATCCGCCTCGACGGCACGCGGGTGGTCCGCGATCCGCGGATCCACCTCGTCGGGTACGGACCGTCGGCGAGCACCATCGGTGCCAACCGGGCGGGCCGGAGCGCGGTGCGGGAGATACGGGAGCTGCTTACCGGGGCGGACGCGGTGTCCGCGCGGGTGGTCGCCCCGGTGGGGTGA
- a CDS encoding TetR/AcrR family transcriptional regulator produces MPRTKGDHEARRREVSEAVWRVLAAHGFDGLTLRAVAAELGATTGLLTHYFPAKRDLLAYALDLLDRRSAARPRRVAPRGLPAVRAALLDILPLTPAATAGNRVWVSSWDTALADPELSAGHAERYARGRARLSELVAAAQELGELPPGDPDRIAAGAQGFALGLVVQALFDATAFPPERQTELLDDYLAALASRC; encoded by the coding sequence ATGCCACGAACCAAGGGTGATCATGAAGCCCGGCGCCGCGAGGTCTCCGAAGCGGTCTGGCGGGTGCTGGCCGCGCACGGCTTCGACGGGCTGACCCTGCGCGCGGTCGCCGCTGAACTGGGCGCGACCACCGGCCTGCTCACCCACTACTTCCCCGCCAAGCGGGATCTGCTGGCGTACGCCCTCGACCTGCTCGACCGGCGGAGCGCCGCCCGGCCGCGGCGCGTCGCACCGCGCGGCCTGCCCGCCGTGCGGGCCGCGCTGCTCGACATCCTGCCGCTCACCCCGGCCGCCACGGCCGGCAACCGCGTCTGGGTGTCCTCGTGGGACACCGCGCTCGCCGACCCCGAGCTGAGCGCCGGCCACGCCGAGCGGTACGCGCGCGGACGCGCCAGGCTGAGCGAGCTGGTCGCCGCGGCCCAGGAACTGGGCGAGCTGCCTCCCGGGGATCCCGACCGGATCGCGGCCGGCGCCCAAGGCTTCGCGCTCGGCCTGGTGGTGCAGGCCCTGTTCGATGCGACGGCGTTCCCACCCGAGCGCCAGACCGAGCTGCTGGACGACTACCTGGCCGCGCTGGCCTCCCGGTGCTGA
- a CDS encoding GNAT family N-acetyltransferase — protein MFSLPLRNDAVLRPLEIWHAEEFAAHLDRAREHIRPWVGPAFVTDDLDGARATLRRYAERRAGDQAGLFGIWRDGTLVGGVMFVDFNTALGSCEIGCWLEPAGEGHGLITAACSILLDWALTTRGLHRAEWRCRADNARSSAVAERLGMTLEGVQREYWPYGGARYDKQYWAILAPEWQARRA, from the coding sequence ATGTTCTCCCTCCCGCTGCGGAACGACGCCGTCCTGCGCCCGCTGGAGATCTGGCACGCCGAGGAGTTCGCCGCCCACCTGGACCGGGCCCGCGAGCACATCAGGCCGTGGGTCGGGCCGGCGTTCGTCACCGACGACCTCGACGGCGCGCGCGCCACCCTGCGCCGCTACGCCGAGCGCCGGGCCGGGGACCAGGCCGGCCTCTTCGGCATCTGGCGGGACGGCACCCTGGTCGGCGGGGTGATGTTCGTCGACTTCAACACCGCTCTGGGCTCCTGCGAGATCGGCTGCTGGCTGGAGCCGGCGGGTGAGGGGCACGGCCTGATCACGGCGGCCTGCTCCATCCTGCTCGACTGGGCCCTCACCACCCGCGGTCTGCACCGCGCCGAGTGGCGCTGCCGCGCCGACAACGCCCGCAGCTCGGCGGTGGCCGAGCGGCTCGGCATGACCCTGGAGGGCGTCCAGCGCGAGTACTGGCCCTACGGCGGCGCGCGCTACGACAAGCAGTACTGGGCGATCCTCGCGCCCGAATGGCAGGCCCGCCGCGCCTGA
- a CDS encoding YjbQ family protein, with protein MTNTFTTRTVDITTGSTETVYDLTDHCAHFLREVAAGRDGLLNVFTPHATAGLAVIETGAGSDDDLLAALRDLLPKDDRWRHRHGSPGHGRDHVLPAFVPPHATLPVVGGELELGTWQSVVLVDTNVDNPHRKVRLSFLG; from the coding sequence ATGACCAACACCTTCACCACCCGCACGGTGGACATCACGACCGGCTCGACCGAGACCGTGTACGACCTCACCGACCACTGCGCCCACTTCTTGCGGGAGGTGGCGGCAGGCCGGGACGGACTGCTCAACGTCTTCACGCCGCACGCCACCGCCGGCCTCGCGGTGATCGAGACGGGTGCGGGCAGCGACGACGACCTGCTGGCCGCGCTCCGCGACCTGCTGCCCAAGGACGACCGCTGGCGGCACCGGCACGGCAGCCCGGGCCACGGCCGCGACCACGTGCTGCCCGCCTTCGTCCCGCCGCACGCCACGCTGCCGGTGGTGGGCGGGGAACTGGAGCTGGGGACGTGGCAGAGCGTCGTCCTCGTCGACACGAATGTCGACAACCCGCACCGCAAGGTGCGGCTCTCGTTCCTCGGCTGA
- a CDS encoding D-alanyl-D-alanine carboxypeptidase family protein — translation MQQTGGRRARRWGAAVTASTAAFAVAVPAATAEAATGPAGIAAKGAFLLDSGPNKQLWAKDADTPRQMASTTKIMTAAVVLDTRGVNLNKQITIKKSYRDYVAKNGASTADLRVGDKLTVRQLLYGLMLPSGCDAAYALADNFGTGKTEAARTKSFVAQMNKKAAALGMKNTKYDSFDGISQAGTNHSTPRDIAKLARHAMGNSTFTTVVKAASTRQKATNVNRTYTWYNTNKLLGSYKGAVGIKTGTGTAAGPCLVFAAQRGKRTVVGVILNDPTKRYPDAVKMLDWSFDTTSKVKLRQLPSLAQQD, via the coding sequence ATGCAGCAGACTGGGGGAAGACGGGCCCGCCGGTGGGGAGCCGCGGTCACCGCGTCGACCGCCGCGTTCGCGGTCGCCGTGCCCGCGGCCACGGCCGAGGCGGCGACCGGCCCGGCGGGCATCGCCGCCAAGGGCGCGTTCCTTCTCGACAGCGGCCCCAACAAGCAGCTGTGGGCGAAGGACGCCGACACCCCGCGCCAGATGGCCAGCACCACCAAGATCATGACGGCCGCGGTGGTCCTGGACACCCGGGGCGTCAACCTGAACAAGCAGATCACCATAAAGAAGTCGTACCGCGACTACGTCGCGAAGAACGGCGCGAGCACCGCCGACCTGCGCGTCGGTGACAAGCTGACGGTCCGACAGCTCCTCTACGGCCTGATGCTGCCCTCCGGGTGCGACGCGGCGTACGCGCTCGCCGACAACTTCGGCACCGGCAAGACCGAGGCCGCGCGCACCAAGTCGTTCGTCGCCCAGATGAACAAGAAGGCCGCGGCGCTCGGCATGAAGAACACCAAGTACGACTCCTTCGACGGCATATCGCAGGCGGGGACGAACCACTCCACCCCGCGCGACATCGCCAAGCTCGCCCGGCACGCGATGGGCAACAGCACGTTCACCACGGTCGTCAAGGCGGCCAGCACCCGCCAGAAGGCGACGAACGTCAACCGCACGTACACCTGGTACAACACCAACAAGCTGCTGGGGTCCTACAAGGGCGCCGTCGGCATCAAGACCGGCACCGGCACGGCCGCCGGTCCGTGCCTGGTGTTCGCCGCGCAGCGCGGCAAGCGGACGGTCGTGGGCGTGATCCTCAACGACCCGACCAAGCGCTACCCCGACGCCGTGAAGATGCTGGACTGGTCGTTCGACACGACCTCGAAGGTGAAGCTGCGTCAGCTGCCCAGCCTGGCCCAGCAGGACTGA
- a CDS encoding Lrp/AsnC family transcriptional regulator — translation MAVDALDTRILRLLLEQPRTSAREYARLLGIARGTLQARLDRLERDGVITGTGPRLSPAALGHPVLAFVHIEVTQGHLDPVADALAEVPEIIEAFSITGGGDLMARVVARDAAHLEDVIQRLVQFPGVVRTRTEMALRERVPYRMTGLLRAVEQDVRRKDKGRSRGRSTAPAADAGV, via the coding sequence ATGGCTGTAGACGCCCTGGACACCAGGATCCTGCGCCTCCTGCTGGAGCAGCCGCGGACCAGTGCGCGGGAGTACGCGCGCCTGCTGGGCATCGCGCGCGGCACCCTCCAGGCCCGTCTCGACCGGCTGGAACGGGACGGTGTGATCACCGGGACCGGCCCCCGGCTCTCCCCCGCCGCGCTCGGCCACCCCGTCCTGGCCTTCGTGCACATCGAGGTCACCCAGGGCCACCTGGATCCGGTGGCGGACGCGCTGGCGGAAGTGCCGGAGATCATAGAGGCGTTCTCCATCACCGGCGGCGGCGACCTGATGGCGCGGGTCGTCGCCCGCGACGCCGCTCACCTGGAGGACGTCATCCAGCGGCTGGTGCAGTTCCCGGGAGTGGTGCGCACCCGCACCGAGATGGCGCTGCGGGAGCGCGTCCCCTACCGGATGACGGGGCTGCTGCGCGCGGTGGAGCAGGACGTCCGGCGGAAGGACAAGGGCCGTTCCCGAGGCCGTTCCACCGCCCCGGCGGCCGACGCGGGCGTCTGA
- a CDS encoding FUSC family protein, translated as MFAAPDPGRVRLRNAARAVLGVGLAVAVSHLATGSIGATIAGGLTALLALFTVTDARVRDQAVTTAWLPVVGVPVLALATALHGLPLARDAAFLGVVFAGVYARRWGPRGQALGIFGFMMFFMAQFLHAVPEGLAELYAAMALALAASSLVRFGLWCWERRLPQVLAPAPFAARGLERPTTRQAFQNTFACALALGVGHLVSDQRWYWAVGTAWWIFVNTASRGETLVRGFRRVVGTVAGIAAGLVVAVPLHGAPAPTAALVALCVFGIFYTAAPSYSWMMFFVTVMASLLYGLLGVLHPGLLLLRFEQTLVGAAASALAVALVLPVTTHAATDAWIRRAMLAVRHCTAESARRLAGEASADPAPYVAELELLLARVRVSLAPLLHPLSPLRARKERARQVTAHLDDCVRQARGLAEVAADPDASHDARLTAACQRVETALRALLPAAEAPASATGLGLAAPQHHPGAERALAHLHDLERAVAGLAGPVLSSPRSPLPEG; from the coding sequence ATGTTCGCGGCTCCGGATCCGGGGCGCGTCCGGCTGCGGAACGCGGCCCGGGCGGTCCTGGGCGTGGGGCTCGCGGTGGCGGTCTCGCACCTGGCGACCGGTTCGATCGGCGCCACGATCGCCGGTGGCCTCACCGCGCTGCTGGCCCTCTTCACCGTCACCGACGCCCGGGTCCGCGACCAGGCGGTCACGACGGCGTGGCTGCCCGTCGTGGGCGTCCCGGTGCTCGCGCTGGCGACGGCGCTGCACGGCCTTCCCCTGGCGCGGGACGCGGCGTTCCTCGGCGTCGTCTTCGCCGGGGTGTACGCGCGGCGCTGGGGCCCCCGGGGCCAGGCCCTGGGCATCTTCGGTTTCATGATGTTCTTCATGGCGCAGTTCCTGCACGCCGTGCCGGAGGGGCTGGCGGAGCTGTACGCGGCCATGGCGCTCGCCCTCGCCGCGTCGTCCCTGGTCCGCTTCGGGCTCTGGTGCTGGGAGCGGCGGCTGCCGCAGGTCCTCGCCCCCGCGCCCTTCGCGGCCCGCGGCCTGGAGCGTCCGACCACCCGGCAGGCGTTCCAGAACACCTTCGCGTGCGCCCTGGCCCTGGGCGTCGGCCACCTGGTCTCGGACCAGCGCTGGTACTGGGCCGTCGGCACCGCGTGGTGGATCTTCGTGAACACCGCCTCGCGCGGGGAGACCCTGGTCCGGGGCTTCCGGCGGGTGGTGGGCACGGTGGCGGGCATCGCCGCCGGCCTGGTCGTCGCGGTGCCGCTGCACGGCGCGCCCGCGCCGACCGCCGCCCTCGTCGCGCTCTGCGTCTTCGGCATCTTCTACACGGCCGCTCCTTCCTACAGCTGGATGATGTTCTTCGTGACCGTCATGGCGTCCCTGCTGTACGGGCTGCTGGGCGTGCTCCACCCGGGGCTGCTGCTCCTGCGCTTCGAGCAGACGCTGGTGGGCGCGGCGGCCTCGGCGCTCGCGGTCGCGCTGGTGCTGCCCGTCACGACGCACGCCGCCACCGACGCCTGGATACGCCGCGCGATGCTGGCCGTCCGGCACTGCACCGCCGAGTCGGCGCGGCGGCTGGCCGGGGAGGCGTCCGCCGACCCGGCGCCGTACGTCGCCGAGCTGGAACTCCTCCTCGCCCGGGTGCGGGTCTCGCTCGCCCCGCTGCTGCACCCGCTCAGCCCGCTGCGGGCACGCAAGGAGCGCGCCCGGCAGGTGACGGCGCACCTGGACGACTGCGTACGGCAGGCCCGTGGCCTGGCCGAGGTGGCCGCCGACCCGGACGCCTCGCACGACGCCCGGCTGACCGCCGCCTGCCAGCGCGTCGAGACGGCCCTGCGCGCCCTGCTGCCCGCGGCGGAGGCGCCCGCGTCGGCCACCGGCCTGGGCCTCGCGGCCCCGCAGCACCACCCGGGCGCGGAACGGGCCCTCGCGCACCTGCACGACCTGGAACGGGCGGTCGCCGGCCTCGCCGGCCCGGTCCTGAGCAGCCCGCGCTCACCCCTGCCGGAGGGCTGA
- a CDS encoding lactonase family protein: MTTSGRRERRAYIGSFTRAGGPGITVAHVDGETGALTPVHSTAVAADPSFLALSDDGNTLYAVGETEPGTATAFSLADPDRPEPLGPAVPVEGDAPTHLALAGSWLFTANYRSGSVSALPVAGDGGLGKSPVVLRHQGGGPVSTRQAGPHAHAVAPDPTGRWLLAADLGTDSVYVSALDPETGEPTPHGETRLRPGSGPRMIVFHPDGQRAYVLNELDATVTVCRWDAGPGVLEPLETATVVTAGAVDPTYPSTPVLSPDGRFLWAANRGDDTLATLALDPSGDAPRLRSTVSCGGHWPRHLAAHPDGGLLYAANERSGDVTWFTVDPDTGIPVRAGSVAAPAASCVVFR, encoded by the coding sequence ATGACGACCAGCGGACGGCGTGAACGGCGCGCCTACATCGGCTCGTTCACCCGGGCGGGAGGCCCGGGGATCACCGTGGCGCACGTGGACGGCGAGACGGGCGCGCTGACCCCCGTCCACTCCACCGCCGTCGCGGCGGACCCCTCGTTCCTGGCCCTCTCGGACGACGGGAACACGCTGTACGCGGTGGGGGAGACGGAGCCGGGCACGGCCACGGCGTTCTCGCTCGCCGACCCGGACCGGCCGGAACCGCTCGGCCCGGCCGTGCCCGTCGAGGGGGACGCGCCCACCCACCTCGCCCTCGCCGGGTCCTGGCTGTTCACCGCCAACTACCGCTCCGGGAGCGTCAGCGCCCTGCCCGTCGCCGGTGACGGCGGCCTCGGCAAGTCCCCGGTGGTGCTGCGCCACCAGGGCGGCGGTCCGGTGAGCACGCGGCAGGCGGGCCCGCACGCCCACGCCGTGGCGCCCGACCCCACGGGCCGCTGGCTGCTCGCCGCGGACCTCGGCACCGATTCCGTGTACGTCTCGGCGCTCGACCCGGAGACGGGCGAACCGACGCCCCACGGCGAGACGCGCCTCCGGCCCGGCAGCGGCCCCCGGATGATCGTCTTCCACCCGGACGGCCAGCGGGCGTACGTCCTCAACGAACTCGACGCCACGGTGACCGTCTGCCGCTGGGACGCCGGCCCGGGCGTGCTGGAGCCGCTGGAGACGGCGACCGTCGTGACCGCCGGAGCGGTCGACCCTACCTACCCCTCGACGCCCGTGCTCTCCCCGGACGGCCGGTTCCTGTGGGCGGCCAACCGTGGCGACGACACCCTCGCCACCCTCGCCCTCGACCCCTCCGGGGACGCGCCCCGGCTGCGCTCCACCGTGAGCTGCGGCGGGCACTGGCCGCGCCACCTCGCCGCGCATCCGGACGGGGGGCTGCTGTACGCGGCGAACGAGCGGTCGGGCGATGTCACGTGGTTCACGGTCGATCCCGATACGGGCATACCCGTCCGGGCCGGGTCGGTCGCGGCCCCGGCCGCCTCGTGCGTGGTCTTCCGCTGA